In the Sarcophilus harrisii chromosome 3, mSarHar1.11, whole genome shotgun sequence genome, one interval contains:
- the HP1BP3 gene encoding heterochromatin protein 1-binding protein 3 isoform X2 → MATDTSEAELVHPKALPLRVGAQLIHADKLGEVEDNTMPIRRAVNSTRETPPKSKLAEEPDVSSEESASTGEEQENETPPATSSETEQPKEPEKEEKGENKPSEETKKDEKDQTKEKEKKVKKTIPSWATLSASQLARAQKQTHMAASSRPKMDAILTEAIKACFQKTGASVVAIRKYIIHKYPSLELERRGYLLKQALKRELQRGVIRQVKGKGASGSFVVVPNAGKTVQKSKDRKKSSSTLAPEQQVKLEDVLPLAFTRLCEPKEASYSLIRKYVSQYYPKLKVDIRPQLLKNALQRAVEKGQLEQITGKGASGTFQLKRSGEKPLLGGSLMEDAILSAIAAMNEPKTCSTTALKKYVLENHPGTNSNFQVHLLKRTLQKCEKNGWMEQISGKGFSGTFQLCFPYYPSPGVLFPEKQQDEESEESEDDDSEEEDEEDSSEEEESEEDEPPPKKRLQKKAPAKSRGKTTSVKQRESKPKPKTPAAQRGKARPPPKKAPPKAKTPAKKTKPAPPAIKKSGNISSKKPAASGRKDGKSSTKGKSRKSLRAKK, encoded by the exons atggcGACTGATACGTCTGAAGCTGAACTCGTCCATCCTAAGGCACTCCCACTCAGAGTAGGAGCTCAGCTGATCCACGCGGACAAGTTAGGTGAG GTTGAAGATAACACCATGCCTATTCGCCGAGCTGTGAATTCTACTCGTGAAACTCCTCCCAAAAGTAAACTAGCTGAAG aaCCAGATGTAAGTTCAGAGGAGTCTGCTTCTACtggagaagaacaagaaaatgaaacTCCACCTGCTACATCAAGTGAAACTGAACAGCCAAAGGAaccagagaaagaggaaaagggagaaaacaagCCTTCTGAAGAGACCAAAAAGGA tgaaaaagatcaaactaaagaaaaagagaagaaagtgaaaaaaactaTCCCTTCCTGGGCTACTCTTTCTGCTAGCCAACTTGCTAGGGCTCAGAAACAAACTCACATGGCTGCTTCCTCACGCCCCAAAATGGATGCAATCCTAACGGAGGCCATTAAG gcaTGCTTTCAGAAAACTGGAGCATCAGTTGTTGCCATTCGAAAATATATCATTCACAAATATCCTTCACTGGAACTAGAGAGAAGGGGCTATCTCCTTAAGCAAGCATTGAAGAGAGAATTACAGAGAGGAGTCATCAGGCAG gtaaaaggaaaaggagcaTCTGGCAGTTTTGTGGTGGTCCCAAATGCAGGAAAAACTGTTCAGAAGTCTAAAGACAGAAAG AAGAGTAGTTCCACATTAGCTCCAGAACAACAGGTAAAATTGGAAGATGTTCTCCCACTGGCCTTCACTCGTCTTTGTGAACCTAAAGAAGCTTCCTACAGCCTAATCAGGAAATACGTATCTCAGTATTATCCTAAACTTAAAGTGGATATCAG ACCTCAGCTGTTAAAGAATGCACTGCAGAGAGCAGTAGAAAAAGGCCAGTTAGAGCAGATCACAGGCAAAGGAGCTTCTGGGACATTCCAG CTGAAGAGATCAGGGGAGAAACCCCTGCTTGGTGGAAGTCTGATGGAAGATGCAATCCTGTCTGCTATTGCTGCCATGAACGAGCCGAAGACCTGTTCAACAACTGCTCTGAAGAAATATGTCTTGGAGAACCACCCAGGGACCAATTCTAATTTCCAAG TGCATCTACTGAAAAGAACCCTACAAAAATGCGAaaagaatggatggatggaaCAGATCTCTGGGAAAGGGTTCAGTGGCACCTTCCAGCTTTGTTTTCCATATTACCCCAG CCCAGGAGTGTTATTTCCAGAGAAGCAACAGGATGAGGAGTCTGAAGAATCTGAGGATGATGATTCagaagaagaagatgaggaagatTCATCTGAGGAAGAAGAATCTGAAGAAGATGAACCACCACCTAAGAAAAG ATTGCAGAAGAAAGCCCCAGCTAAATCCCGAGGGAAGACCACCTCAGTGAAACAAAGAGAGTCCAAACCGAAGCCCAAAACCCCTGCTGCCCAGCGAGGAAAAGCAAGACCCCCACCCAAGAAAGCCCCCCCCAAGGCCAAAACCCCcgccaagaaaaccaaaccagcCCCACCAGCCATCAAAAAGTCTGGTAACATCTCTTCCAAGAAGCCAGCTGCAAgtggaaggaaggatgggaaatCTTCCACCAAGGGCAAATCCAGGAAATCTCTCAGAGCAAAGAAGTGA
- the HP1BP3 gene encoding heterochromatin protein 1-binding protein 3 isoform X1 codes for MATDTSEAELVHPKALPLRVGAQLIHADKLGEVEDNTMPIRRAVNSTRETPPKSKLAEGEEEKPEPDVSSEESASTGEEQENETPPATSSETEQPKEPEKEEKGENKPSEETKKDEKDQTKEKEKKVKKTIPSWATLSASQLARAQKQTHMAASSRPKMDAILTEAIKACFQKTGASVVAIRKYIIHKYPSLELERRGYLLKQALKRELQRGVIRQVKGKGASGSFVVVPNAGKTVQKSKDRKKSSSTLAPEQQVKLEDVLPLAFTRLCEPKEASYSLIRKYVSQYYPKLKVDIRPQLLKNALQRAVEKGQLEQITGKGASGTFQLKRSGEKPLLGGSLMEDAILSAIAAMNEPKTCSTTALKKYVLENHPGTNSNFQVHLLKRTLQKCEKNGWMEQISGKGFSGTFQLCFPYYPSPGVLFPEKQQDEESEESEDDDSEEEDEEDSSEEEESEEDEPPPKKRLQKKAPAKSRGKTTSVKQRESKPKPKTPAAQRGKARPPPKKAPPKAKTPAKKTKPAPPAIKKSGNISSKKPAASGRKDGKSSTKGKSRKSLRAKK; via the exons atggcGACTGATACGTCTGAAGCTGAACTCGTCCATCCTAAGGCACTCCCACTCAGAGTAGGAGCTCAGCTGATCCACGCGGACAAGTTAGGTGAG GTTGAAGATAACACCATGCCTATTCGCCGAGCTGTGAATTCTACTCGTGAAACTCCTCCCAAAAGTAAACTAGCTGAAGGTGAGGAGGAGAAACCAG aaCCAGATGTAAGTTCAGAGGAGTCTGCTTCTACtggagaagaacaagaaaatgaaacTCCACCTGCTACATCAAGTGAAACTGAACAGCCAAAGGAaccagagaaagaggaaaagggagaaaacaagCCTTCTGAAGAGACCAAAAAGGA tgaaaaagatcaaactaaagaaaaagagaagaaagtgaaaaaaactaTCCCTTCCTGGGCTACTCTTTCTGCTAGCCAACTTGCTAGGGCTCAGAAACAAACTCACATGGCTGCTTCCTCACGCCCCAAAATGGATGCAATCCTAACGGAGGCCATTAAG gcaTGCTTTCAGAAAACTGGAGCATCAGTTGTTGCCATTCGAAAATATATCATTCACAAATATCCTTCACTGGAACTAGAGAGAAGGGGCTATCTCCTTAAGCAAGCATTGAAGAGAGAATTACAGAGAGGAGTCATCAGGCAG gtaaaaggaaaaggagcaTCTGGCAGTTTTGTGGTGGTCCCAAATGCAGGAAAAACTGTTCAGAAGTCTAAAGACAGAAAG AAGAGTAGTTCCACATTAGCTCCAGAACAACAGGTAAAATTGGAAGATGTTCTCCCACTGGCCTTCACTCGTCTTTGTGAACCTAAAGAAGCTTCCTACAGCCTAATCAGGAAATACGTATCTCAGTATTATCCTAAACTTAAAGTGGATATCAG ACCTCAGCTGTTAAAGAATGCACTGCAGAGAGCAGTAGAAAAAGGCCAGTTAGAGCAGATCACAGGCAAAGGAGCTTCTGGGACATTCCAG CTGAAGAGATCAGGGGAGAAACCCCTGCTTGGTGGAAGTCTGATGGAAGATGCAATCCTGTCTGCTATTGCTGCCATGAACGAGCCGAAGACCTGTTCAACAACTGCTCTGAAGAAATATGTCTTGGAGAACCACCCAGGGACCAATTCTAATTTCCAAG TGCATCTACTGAAAAGAACCCTACAAAAATGCGAaaagaatggatggatggaaCAGATCTCTGGGAAAGGGTTCAGTGGCACCTTCCAGCTTTGTTTTCCATATTACCCCAG CCCAGGAGTGTTATTTCCAGAGAAGCAACAGGATGAGGAGTCTGAAGAATCTGAGGATGATGATTCagaagaagaagatgaggaagatTCATCTGAGGAAGAAGAATCTGAAGAAGATGAACCACCACCTAAGAAAAG ATTGCAGAAGAAAGCCCCAGCTAAATCCCGAGGGAAGACCACCTCAGTGAAACAAAGAGAGTCCAAACCGAAGCCCAAAACCCCTGCTGCCCAGCGAGGAAAAGCAAGACCCCCACCCAAGAAAGCCCCCCCCAAGGCCAAAACCCCcgccaagaaaaccaaaccagcCCCACCAGCCATCAAAAAGTCTGGTAACATCTCTTCCAAGAAGCCAGCTGCAAgtggaaggaaggatgggaaatCTTCCACCAAGGGCAAATCCAGGAAATCTCTCAGAGCAAAGAAGTGA
- the HP1BP3 gene encoding heterochromatin protein 1-binding protein 3 isoform X3: MPIRRAVNSTRETPPKSKLAEGEEEKPEPDVSSEESASTGEEQENETPPATSSETEQPKEPEKEEKGENKPSEETKKDEKDQTKEKEKKVKKTIPSWATLSASQLARAQKQTHMAASSRPKMDAILTEAIKACFQKTGASVVAIRKYIIHKYPSLELERRGYLLKQALKRELQRGVIRQVKGKGASGSFVVVPNAGKTVQKSKDRKKSSSTLAPEQQVKLEDVLPLAFTRLCEPKEASYSLIRKYVSQYYPKLKVDIRPQLLKNALQRAVEKGQLEQITGKGASGTFQLKRSGEKPLLGGSLMEDAILSAIAAMNEPKTCSTTALKKYVLENHPGTNSNFQVHLLKRTLQKCEKNGWMEQISGKGFSGTFQLCFPYYPSPGVLFPEKQQDEESEESEDDDSEEEDEEDSSEEEESEEDEPPPKKRLQKKAPAKSRGKTTSVKQRESKPKPKTPAAQRGKARPPPKKAPPKAKTPAKKTKPAPPAIKKSGNISSKKPAASGRKDGKSSTKGKSRKSLRAKK; this comes from the exons ATGCCTATTCGCCGAGCTGTGAATTCTACTCGTGAAACTCCTCCCAAAAGTAAACTAGCTGAAGGTGAGGAGGAGAAACCAG aaCCAGATGTAAGTTCAGAGGAGTCTGCTTCTACtggagaagaacaagaaaatgaaacTCCACCTGCTACATCAAGTGAAACTGAACAGCCAAAGGAaccagagaaagaggaaaagggagaaaacaagCCTTCTGAAGAGACCAAAAAGGA tgaaaaagatcaaactaaagaaaaagagaagaaagtgaaaaaaactaTCCCTTCCTGGGCTACTCTTTCTGCTAGCCAACTTGCTAGGGCTCAGAAACAAACTCACATGGCTGCTTCCTCACGCCCCAAAATGGATGCAATCCTAACGGAGGCCATTAAG gcaTGCTTTCAGAAAACTGGAGCATCAGTTGTTGCCATTCGAAAATATATCATTCACAAATATCCTTCACTGGAACTAGAGAGAAGGGGCTATCTCCTTAAGCAAGCATTGAAGAGAGAATTACAGAGAGGAGTCATCAGGCAG gtaaaaggaaaaggagcaTCTGGCAGTTTTGTGGTGGTCCCAAATGCAGGAAAAACTGTTCAGAAGTCTAAAGACAGAAAG AAGAGTAGTTCCACATTAGCTCCAGAACAACAGGTAAAATTGGAAGATGTTCTCCCACTGGCCTTCACTCGTCTTTGTGAACCTAAAGAAGCTTCCTACAGCCTAATCAGGAAATACGTATCTCAGTATTATCCTAAACTTAAAGTGGATATCAG ACCTCAGCTGTTAAAGAATGCACTGCAGAGAGCAGTAGAAAAAGGCCAGTTAGAGCAGATCACAGGCAAAGGAGCTTCTGGGACATTCCAG CTGAAGAGATCAGGGGAGAAACCCCTGCTTGGTGGAAGTCTGATGGAAGATGCAATCCTGTCTGCTATTGCTGCCATGAACGAGCCGAAGACCTGTTCAACAACTGCTCTGAAGAAATATGTCTTGGAGAACCACCCAGGGACCAATTCTAATTTCCAAG TGCATCTACTGAAAAGAACCCTACAAAAATGCGAaaagaatggatggatggaaCAGATCTCTGGGAAAGGGTTCAGTGGCACCTTCCAGCTTTGTTTTCCATATTACCCCAG CCCAGGAGTGTTATTTCCAGAGAAGCAACAGGATGAGGAGTCTGAAGAATCTGAGGATGATGATTCagaagaagaagatgaggaagatTCATCTGAGGAAGAAGAATCTGAAGAAGATGAACCACCACCTAAGAAAAG ATTGCAGAAGAAAGCCCCAGCTAAATCCCGAGGGAAGACCACCTCAGTGAAACAAAGAGAGTCCAAACCGAAGCCCAAAACCCCTGCTGCCCAGCGAGGAAAAGCAAGACCCCCACCCAAGAAAGCCCCCCCCAAGGCCAAAACCCCcgccaagaaaaccaaaccagcCCCACCAGCCATCAAAAAGTCTGGTAACATCTCTTCCAAGAAGCCAGCTGCAAgtggaaggaaggatgggaaatCTTCCACCAAGGGCAAATCCAGGAAATCTCTCAGAGCAAAGAAGTGA
- the HP1BP3 gene encoding heterochromatin protein 1-binding protein 3 isoform X4, translated as MPIRRAVNSTRETPPKSKLAEEPDVSSEESASTGEEQENETPPATSSETEQPKEPEKEEKGENKPSEETKKDEKDQTKEKEKKVKKTIPSWATLSASQLARAQKQTHMAASSRPKMDAILTEAIKACFQKTGASVVAIRKYIIHKYPSLELERRGYLLKQALKRELQRGVIRQVKGKGASGSFVVVPNAGKTVQKSKDRKKSSSTLAPEQQVKLEDVLPLAFTRLCEPKEASYSLIRKYVSQYYPKLKVDIRPQLLKNALQRAVEKGQLEQITGKGASGTFQLKRSGEKPLLGGSLMEDAILSAIAAMNEPKTCSTTALKKYVLENHPGTNSNFQVHLLKRTLQKCEKNGWMEQISGKGFSGTFQLCFPYYPSPGVLFPEKQQDEESEESEDDDSEEEDEEDSSEEEESEEDEPPPKKRLQKKAPAKSRGKTTSVKQRESKPKPKTPAAQRGKARPPPKKAPPKAKTPAKKTKPAPPAIKKSGNISSKKPAASGRKDGKSSTKGKSRKSLRAKK; from the exons ATGCCTATTCGCCGAGCTGTGAATTCTACTCGTGAAACTCCTCCCAAAAGTAAACTAGCTGAAG aaCCAGATGTAAGTTCAGAGGAGTCTGCTTCTACtggagaagaacaagaaaatgaaacTCCACCTGCTACATCAAGTGAAACTGAACAGCCAAAGGAaccagagaaagaggaaaagggagaaaacaagCCTTCTGAAGAGACCAAAAAGGA tgaaaaagatcaaactaaagaaaaagagaagaaagtgaaaaaaactaTCCCTTCCTGGGCTACTCTTTCTGCTAGCCAACTTGCTAGGGCTCAGAAACAAACTCACATGGCTGCTTCCTCACGCCCCAAAATGGATGCAATCCTAACGGAGGCCATTAAG gcaTGCTTTCAGAAAACTGGAGCATCAGTTGTTGCCATTCGAAAATATATCATTCACAAATATCCTTCACTGGAACTAGAGAGAAGGGGCTATCTCCTTAAGCAAGCATTGAAGAGAGAATTACAGAGAGGAGTCATCAGGCAG gtaaaaggaaaaggagcaTCTGGCAGTTTTGTGGTGGTCCCAAATGCAGGAAAAACTGTTCAGAAGTCTAAAGACAGAAAG AAGAGTAGTTCCACATTAGCTCCAGAACAACAGGTAAAATTGGAAGATGTTCTCCCACTGGCCTTCACTCGTCTTTGTGAACCTAAAGAAGCTTCCTACAGCCTAATCAGGAAATACGTATCTCAGTATTATCCTAAACTTAAAGTGGATATCAG ACCTCAGCTGTTAAAGAATGCACTGCAGAGAGCAGTAGAAAAAGGCCAGTTAGAGCAGATCACAGGCAAAGGAGCTTCTGGGACATTCCAG CTGAAGAGATCAGGGGAGAAACCCCTGCTTGGTGGAAGTCTGATGGAAGATGCAATCCTGTCTGCTATTGCTGCCATGAACGAGCCGAAGACCTGTTCAACAACTGCTCTGAAGAAATATGTCTTGGAGAACCACCCAGGGACCAATTCTAATTTCCAAG TGCATCTACTGAAAAGAACCCTACAAAAATGCGAaaagaatggatggatggaaCAGATCTCTGGGAAAGGGTTCAGTGGCACCTTCCAGCTTTGTTTTCCATATTACCCCAG CCCAGGAGTGTTATTTCCAGAGAAGCAACAGGATGAGGAGTCTGAAGAATCTGAGGATGATGATTCagaagaagaagatgaggaagatTCATCTGAGGAAGAAGAATCTGAAGAAGATGAACCACCACCTAAGAAAAG ATTGCAGAAGAAAGCCCCAGCTAAATCCCGAGGGAAGACCACCTCAGTGAAACAAAGAGAGTCCAAACCGAAGCCCAAAACCCCTGCTGCCCAGCGAGGAAAAGCAAGACCCCCACCCAAGAAAGCCCCCCCCAAGGCCAAAACCCCcgccaagaaaaccaaaccagcCCCACCAGCCATCAAAAAGTCTGGTAACATCTCTTCCAAGAAGCCAGCTGCAAgtggaaggaaggatgggaaatCTTCCACCAAGGGCAAATCCAGGAAATCTCTCAGAGCAAAGAAGTGA
- the HP1BP3 gene encoding heterochromatin protein 1-binding protein 3 isoform X5, with amino-acid sequence MATDTSEAELVHPKALPLRVGAQLIHADKLGEVEDNTMPIRRAVNSTRETPPKSKLAEGEEEKPEPDVSSEESASTGEEQENETPPATSSETEQPKEPEKEEKGENKPSEETKKDEKDQTKEKEKKVKKTIPSWATLSASQLARAQKQTHMAASSRPKMDAILTEAIKACFQKTGASVVAIRKYIIHKYPSLELERRGYLLKQALKRELQRGVIRQVKGKGASGSFVVVPNAGKTVQKSKDRKKSSSTLAPEQQVKLEDVLPLAFTRLCEPKEASYSLIRKYVSQYYPKLKVDIRPQLLKNALQRAVEKGQLEQITGKGASGTFQELRPTWCRGVLS; translated from the exons atggcGACTGATACGTCTGAAGCTGAACTCGTCCATCCTAAGGCACTCCCACTCAGAGTAGGAGCTCAGCTGATCCACGCGGACAAGTTAGGTGAG GTTGAAGATAACACCATGCCTATTCGCCGAGCTGTGAATTCTACTCGTGAAACTCCTCCCAAAAGTAAACTAGCTGAAGGTGAGGAGGAGAAACCAG aaCCAGATGTAAGTTCAGAGGAGTCTGCTTCTACtggagaagaacaagaaaatgaaacTCCACCTGCTACATCAAGTGAAACTGAACAGCCAAAGGAaccagagaaagaggaaaagggagaaaacaagCCTTCTGAAGAGACCAAAAAGGA tgaaaaagatcaaactaaagaaaaagagaagaaagtgaaaaaaactaTCCCTTCCTGGGCTACTCTTTCTGCTAGCCAACTTGCTAGGGCTCAGAAACAAACTCACATGGCTGCTTCCTCACGCCCCAAAATGGATGCAATCCTAACGGAGGCCATTAAG gcaTGCTTTCAGAAAACTGGAGCATCAGTTGTTGCCATTCGAAAATATATCATTCACAAATATCCTTCACTGGAACTAGAGAGAAGGGGCTATCTCCTTAAGCAAGCATTGAAGAGAGAATTACAGAGAGGAGTCATCAGGCAG gtaaaaggaaaaggagcaTCTGGCAGTTTTGTGGTGGTCCCAAATGCAGGAAAAACTGTTCAGAAGTCTAAAGACAGAAAG AAGAGTAGTTCCACATTAGCTCCAGAACAACAGGTAAAATTGGAAGATGTTCTCCCACTGGCCTTCACTCGTCTTTGTGAACCTAAAGAAGCTTCCTACAGCCTAATCAGGAAATACGTATCTCAGTATTATCCTAAACTTAAAGTGGATATCAG ACCTCAGCTGTTAAAGAATGCACTGCAGAGAGCAGTAGAAAAAGGCCAGTTAGAGCAGATCACAGGCAAAGGAGCTTCTGGGACATTCCAG GAACTCCGACCCACCTGGTGCAGAGGAGTCTTGTCTTGA